tCATCGTTAATgttaattttaacataaatttttaaatcgTAATTCATAactaaatattacaaaattgaatttttattaaaatgaaattcaaataatttattttataataaaaaatctttaattaaatatttaattaaattaaatatttaaattagtaaatttattCGTgttttactaagaaaacataaagctatttattttattaaaacaagtattttttttttcaagaaataattttaaacaatctcACTCTTTTAATTTGccgtaaaaaaaatgaagttacaattttgaaataattttcaaatatctTGCTGCTGTTATGAAAATCGTCAAATAATTTGGGCCTGGTTTTCCTGCTGCTGCTCCTGACAATTCAAAGGCCTCCTGAAAAGCATTATTTGTGGCTCAGGTCGATGAATTGCATAATGAACCCAACCACGGCTCTGTTGAACCCCAATTGCTCGACACTCATTCTGTAAGTTAAAGTTAAAACCAAAACCGAATACTTAGAGCAGCCATTAAACTTGCATAATTCAAAGGATACCGATGCTACTTTTTACTAtatcaatttagtttttatatttatcaagaCAAAATTGTCTTTAGTCTTTAATGAAGGAATAAAATCACATtacttttagtaaaatataggaactaaaactatattatttttttatataaattagaccaatattttaaaatttcaaaatatattttacaaaaataagtaCTTACTTCGGAGAGAAGTCGATTCTTAGGAAGCAGTTTGGCAACTTCAGGAGGCAGAACCACGTGTCTGaacaacaaattaatataaaaaaatccataaaaCTGTTTTTTCTTTACCAGCAAAAAACTAAGTTAATCacaaagaaaatgaaggaaatGGAATTGTGCGTATACCTACCGATATTCATAAGTATCGTCGTAGTACTTATCGGAGTACGAGATCTCACCCATCCTAAAAAATTGTGACTTTGCTCGATTCAATATGCTAAAAGgcaaaataaacattttcaaagtTAATTAACAATCAAATAATTGGAAATGCTATCTGTATCCTTCTTGGTCGTGCGTCAATCATAATAGTCTCAAGTTTCTTCATGTTTATACACTTTAGGCTGAAAAATTGTGTATCTTTTCTTGTTGTACGTTGACCGAGATGATTTCAAGGTCCTTAATGATTGTTTATTGATTGACCTACGATTTACTCTAGATGTTTGTTTTGAGTCAGTATCCAAGCATGTTCATGATTGTTATCGTTATACCACAATTATAACCCATGAAGTCGTAATGATCATAAAGAAGACATTGTTATGAGACACCTTTAACATCTAATCAATAGGTAATAAAGGGAAAAAGTAGTGATCGTTGATTAGAGGGATCGACCTTGTCAATAAAAACCCCTTAGTTAGAGCTGAGAAGGTAGATTACATTTGGTATCAGTTGAATGCTCTTGGGCTAGGTCCCATAAATCTTATGTGAGACTTAGTTACATGAATATTTTGGCCCTCACCGTGGGGCTATACTGAAACTTTCCCCATCGTCTTGTTAAGCTTTGTGTTCTTTGATGGAATGAGTGAGGAGATGAATGACGGTTCCACGTCAAAGACACCTATTGTGTCGTCGATGTTGGAATATCTGATGGCAAAAATGGCAGAGATTATGAGACAATTTGAGGTGTCTGAATGATAAAAAACGAGGCATTAAGAGGTCAAGACTACCTACGTCTCCAAAATGAAGAGGCTAGGAGGATAGCAAAATGATGAAATAAGGAGGTGGACAAACACTGTCGAAACAACGATGTAGAACCAAGCGGTGAATCTGAGGCGATTGAAAAGAGAAGCAATGATTGAGTTGTCGAGGGATTTCAAACCCTTTGCCAAGGCAGTGGTGAATGAAGCAAGTCCACTTGATTTCTTGGACCCAAAGATTCCACAATTTGATAGGACCACAAATCCTACTCAACATTTGAAGAAGTATTGTGCTCATATGATAATGAGTGGTGGTAATAATGCCCACCACTGTAAGTTTTTTTGTGGGAACACTAACAAGTATCATGTTGGATTGGTTCAGTGGAATAATTGATGGGTCTATTGCTCATTTTGATGAGTTGTCATGTCTATTTACTACCTAGTTTGCAACTAATAAAGAGAAACCACTAACAACAACTAATTTATTTGACATTCGTCAGTAAGAAATTGAATCCCTTAAAGATGTGTTGGCTCATTTCAATGCGACAACAATACAAGTCTTAGAGCCAAATGATCCTCACAGTGACTTTATTGATTGTTGTCTGAGCCCCATTGAAGAATTGAAGGAGATTGAGATAGCCAAAgggaggaaagtaaagataggATCAACGTTGGATCTTATCTTTGAAACCGCACTTGTTGATGTTCTAAGATGTAATATTGGAGCTTTTGCCTACAACTCAATAGACATGCCAAGCATAGACCCAAATTTCCTCTATCACATATTGACTTTAGATCCCTCAACAAAGCCAATCatccaaaaaagaagaaaatttcatgAGGAGAAGATGAAAGCAATTGTTGATGAAACAAAAAAGTTGATAGATGCTGACCATGTCAGATAAATTTAATATCCAACCTGGTTAGCAAATGTAGTGATGGTGAAAAAGTCAAGTGGGAAGTGGAAAATGTGTGTCAAATTCATAGACTTGAATAAGGCCTATCCCAAGGACTCATATCCACTGCCAAACATTGATTGCTTAGTTGATGGAGCCTCAGGTTCTTAGTTACTTAGCTTCATGGATGTCTACTCTGGATATAACCAAATCAAAATGCATCCCATGGATGAGAACAAAATGACTTTCATTCTTGGACAACCCAATTATTACTACAAGGTCATGTTTTTTGGCTTGAAGAACGTTGGTGCTACTTACCAAAGATTGATGGATAAAATCCCGACCAATCTGATAGGAAGGAATGTAGAGGCCTACATCGATTGTAACACCCTAAGGGTGTTGCCgtaattatgcttatttttctagaacatgaaaattaaaaacatttgtaCTACATTATCATGCAGAagctaacaaataaatatacaaattagaATATAACtataatattgataaataaaaatgatcccTTGTAACAAGGGTTTCATACATCATATGAAATGAATTACatataatcataaaatataacTAGACTATGTTCTCCATAACAAGACTCCATGCTCCACAATCCACATCACCACCTGTTTCCAAAAAGAAGGAAACTTAAAGGGATGAAACATAATGTTTCAGTGAGTCTTTTAAGGGCTCTACAATTCGATTAGACTCTTCTACTCAAACAACCCATCATTCATTTGTTTCTCATGGCTTTACCCCCACTtggtatttatcaaattttaccaCTTTTATAGTTAGGTTTACATCCATTGAATCGTAAGTTCTTGCTTCAAACTTATCCAATATACTCACTTACCACACTAGTTCATCTTCACTAATATCTTGGGATTTACTCTTACCCAGACTTATACTCAACTTTACTCTTTCCACACTAGCTCTCCCTCTTACGGTAACTTCATTTTCCTTACTCGGGCTTTACTCTTCAAAACTAACATTGCTTTAGTCTATGCTAAAAAACAATATACATTATAGCCTATACTCACATAATGCTATACTATATACTATATAGATCTCTCTTTATGCCCTTAAAGAGGAACATCTCACCCATTCCAAGTCATCACAATATTTTTACATCACAATATATCATAACTAAGGATGAAACCATTCACTCATAACACAACAACAACCCAAGGCATTCATGTTATCCACATCATTAATCACCTAAGTTATATTAACTCACAATAATGCACTATGCATTAATCACCTAAGTTATATTAACTCACAATAATGCACTATGCAATGCAatgttcttttctctttttcatatgCATGGGgtaccataaaaatattggtGAAAGAAGCTCGAGAGGACATGTAGTAACAAACCCATATGATTCCATTACTACACTCTCACCAAGATGAGACTGTCGATGATACATTAAGGTTACCCAATCTTGCAAGGACACTCCAACCTATGGAATCAACATGAGTCATATGGAGATTCCAAAATGGATACCCCTCAAGGACAAAGTCATATTTCAACTCATTTGTGCCTTCCCCGGT
Above is a window of Glycine soja cultivar W05 chromosome 12, ASM419377v2, whole genome shotgun sequence DNA encoding:
- the LOC114380321 gene encoding cyclin-dependent kinases regulatory subunit 1-like → MGEISYSDKYYDDTYEYRHVVLPPEVAKLLPKNRLLSENECRAIGVQQSRGWVHYAIHRPEPQIMLFRRPLNCQEQQQENQAQII